Proteins encoded together in one Atribacteraceae bacterium window:
- the rpsF gene encoding 30S ribosomal protein S6 has translation MKPYELGLVIKPNATDEDVRVTLEKIKTLITREGGVIERTNVWGKRRLASLIEKQTEGIYVFINFRTAPQNIHEITRVIRLAEMIIRHIIVKEEGKAIRPVQTAASQTPTAPQEADALLESPLEEGYGAEVPLASPEPQ, from the coding sequence ATGAAACCGTACGAATTAGGTTTAGTTATCAAGCCAAACGCAACCGATGAAGATGTCCGGGTTACCCTGGAAAAAATCAAGACCCTCATCACCAGAGAAGGAGGGGTTATTGAAAGAACCAACGTCTGGGGAAAGCGACGATTGGCCAGTCTTATCGAAAAACAAACCGAAGGAATTTACGTATTTATCAACTTCAGGACCGCTCCGCAGAATATTCATGAGATAACCCGGGTGATTCGTTTAGCGGAGATGATTATCCGCCATATCATTGTCAAGGAAGAGGGCAAAGCCATCCGGCCGGTACAGACCGCTGCTTCCCAAACACCTACGGCACCCCAGGAGGCTGATGCGCTTTTGGAAAGCCCGTTGGAAGAGGGATATGGAGCCGAGGTTCCGCTTGCCTCCCCAGAACCTCAATAA